One window of Marmota flaviventris isolate mMarFla1 chromosome 5, mMarFla1.hap1, whole genome shotgun sequence genomic DNA carries:
- the LOC139705863 gene encoding olfactory receptor 2L13-like, which produces MEKWNQTSSDFILLGLFPQNQTGLLLLLLIIFVFVLASVGNSGMTALIFLDPRLHTPMYFLLSQLSLMDLMYISSTVPKMAINFLSGQKSISFLGCGVQMFFFLTMAGSEGLILASMAYDHFVAICHPLHYPTCMSKSMCLKMILGPWTLGFVNSVVHTFYIFHLPYCRSRAINHFFCDIPAMVPLACMDTWVYEYMVFVSTGLFLIVPFLGITVSYGRVLFAVFHMHSKEGRRKAFTACATHLTVVIFYYTPFAYTYFRPKNLRSPAEDKNLAVFYTILTPMLNPIIYSLRNKEVLGAMGRVCGMFSPRKK; this is translated from the coding sequence ATGGAGAAATGGAACCAAACTtcaagtgattttattttgttgggaTTGTTTCCTCAAAACCAAACTGGCCTACTTCTCTTGCTCCTGATCATCTTTGTGTTTGTTCTTGCCTCAGTGGGGAACTCAGGGATGACTGCCCTCATCTTCTTGGACCCAcggctccacacccccatgtactttctcctcagccagctctccctcatGGACCTGATGTACATCTCCTCCACTGTCCCCAAGATGGCCATCAACTTCCTCTCTGGCCAGAAGAGCATCTCCTTCCTGGGCTGTGGTGTACAAATGTTCTTCTTCCTGACCATGGCCGGCTCAGAAGGTTTAATCCTTGCCTCCATGGCCTATGACCACTTTGTGGCCATATGCCACCCCCTCCACTACCCCACCTGCATGAGTAAAAGCATGTGTTTGAAGATGATCCTGGGGCCCTGGACACTGGGCTTCGTCAACTCCGTGGTACACACATTTTACATCTTTCATCTTCCTTACTGCAGGTCTAGGGCCATCAATCACTTTTTTTGTGACATCCCAGCCATGGTTCCTCTGGCCTGTATGGACACCTGGGTCTATGAGTACATGGTGTTTGTGAGCACAGGCCTGTTTCTCATTGTTCCTTTCCTTGGCATCACTGTGTCCTATGGACGGGTCCTTTTTGCTGTCTTCCACATGCACTcaaaagagggaagaagaaaggcctTCACCGCGTGCGCCACACATTTAACCGTGGTGATATTTTACTACACACCTTTTGCCTACACTTATTTCCGACCAAAGAATCTCCGATCCCCGGCAGAGGATAAGAACCTGGCTGTCTTCTACACCATACTCACCCCCATGCTCAATCccatcatctacagcctgaggaacaaggaggtgCTGGGGGCCATGGGAAGAGTGTGTGGGATGTTCTCCCCCAGGAAGAAGTGA